A window of Aequoribacter fuscus genomic DNA:
GCCAGCGGCTGAGACATCACTCTGTGCCAATCGTGAGCCCACCCATCGCGCGAGTATCGGCCGCGCTTGACGCCATTTGATTGATACTCTTGCCAATTTACACGATGCTGCCGGCACCATGTTGAAATCGCTTTATCACGCTCATAGGTTACTCTCAGACCCGTCTCCTCGTGCGACAACAAATTCGAGATCGGATTGTGTGCGTGTATGGCATCTAGGACCTCCAGCATAGATCCTTTGAGTATATAAACTCGTTGATTTAAAGGCTCTAGGCGACCGTTCATTTCCAGCAAGCTTTGTGTGACAAAACGCCAGTGTCTCTCGCTGTAGTGCGGGTCATTCATAAGCTCGGGCTCGAATACATACAGCAACAATGTGGGCTTACCATTTGCGGCAGCCGCCAGCGGAGCATGATCTTCAAGCCGAAGATCACGCTTAAACCATACAACCTGAAGCCCCTCGTTTGCGCTCATAAAAACCGATTACTCACTGCGACGAGATCGCCATTCTGATCGAGTTGATGCAAAGCGACACGATCGTTGCGCAAAAAACTCAACAAAATACGATACGCGTCGCGATCGACCACCTCATCCCAGTCAAAATCAGCCTCCAAACCCGCCTTGGGGCGTTCAAAGGAGCCTAAATACGTCCAGTAGTGAAACACATGCCAGCCCTGTGCAGTGCCTTGTGGAGCTTTTGACTCAGAGTGACTGGAATCACCCCATTCTCTTACCCATAAGGGCTGATGATAGGGCCAAACGACCAATTGAAACTGCGCAAATAAGTCCAACAGCGCTGCGTTGTAAGCCTCGGCACTTTGTTCGCCACAACAGGCGCCATCACAGCGTTTGATCTGACGCCCAAAACATCGCCCTTTCCCACGATCGAGCCCAACGCGATGCAAGCATAAGCCGTGCTCGGCGGCATGATTTCGCAACCAGTTTTTCAGTTGAGTTTGATTAGCGAACAGTCCATAGCAGTATCCAAGCTGCTCGACTTGCTCTACTTTGCGCGGCTTAACGACACAATAACCCTCGTTGTCTGCCAGCAGCTCGGCCGTCCAAAGCGCTCGTTTCTTTCGTAGACGTCTATTAAACAGGGGCTGTTCGCTTTTAACGGCCTGACTCTCTACCAACAGAGCGGAAAGCTCATCAGCGGTAGTTTGACATTCAATTCGCGTGACACCTTGCATCAATTTTGCATGCCGTGGTTCTTTGCGCGCCGTTTGATAATGCGAGCGAATTCTCGCCTGAAAATCGATCGTTTTGCCAACGTAGAGCAGCGCGCCCTGATCGCTGAAAAAGCGGTACACGCCAGTGGCTTTCGGCAGGCGCTCCTGGATTTGACCATCTACCCAATAACTCGGTTGCGTCACGCGTAACGTACTCTATTTAAAGTACACACCCTCGCGCAAGGCAACGCTCAAAATCGCGGCGTACACCCCCACATTCTGATCCAAAGAGTGCCGTTCCAACTTATCCAGCGTATCGTCGGGCGTATGGTGGTAATCGAAATAGTCCCAACCGTTTTGTAAGGGGGTGATGACCGGCACGCCCGCCTGCGCCAGCACCGAAATATCGGGGCCGCCCGTCGCACCGGGCTTACCCGGGATAACACCCCAAGGCGACAGCATCGCTGTCATGCTCTTGATTAAGGGCAGAGCGTCATCAGCCACACCGTGATCTAGGCGCCAGATATCCCCTGCCCCAAAATCCGATTCAAACGCCAATACGATGTTGTCCAAGTCGGCTTGGTGTTTTTGTGCGTACGCTTTAGCGCCCACTAGCCCTACTTCTTCTGCACCGAACAGTACAACGCGAAGCGTACGGTCGGGACCTTCGGGCATGGCATCCATGAGGGCTTTTGCAGCCGCAACAACAACGCCTACGCCAGCGCCGTCATCCAGTGCCCCCGTACCCAAGTCCCAAGAGTCCAAGTGCGCGCCAATAATCACGACTTCATCGGGTCGTGTACGCCCTTTAATCTCGGCGACCACATTACCCGATTGCGCAGCGGGCAGATACTCGCTGGTCAGCACCA
This region includes:
- a CDS encoding GIY-YIG nuclease family protein, whose protein sequence is MTQPSYWVDGQIQERLPKATGVYRFFSDQGALLYVGKTIDFQARIRSHYQTARKEPRHAKLMQGVTRIECQTTADELSALLVESQAVKSEQPLFNRRLRKKRALWTAELLADNEGYCVVKPRKVEQVEQLGYCYGLFANQTQLKNWLRNHAAEHGLCLHRVGLDRGKGRCFGRQIKRCDGACCGEQSAEAYNAALLDLFAQFQLVVWPYHQPLWVREWGDSSHSESKAPQGTAQGWHVFHYWTYLGSFERPKAGLEADFDWDEVVDRDAYRILLSFLRNDRVALHQLDQNGDLVAVSNRFL